One part of the Mycobacterium marinum genome encodes these proteins:
- the folK gene encoding 2-amino-4-hydroxy-6-hydroxymethyldihydropteridine diphosphokinase: MSSVVLSVGSNLGDRLANLRSVVDGLGDTLVGASRVYETDPWGGVAQEPFLNVVLIADDPARDGHAWLHQAQEFERAAGRQRLQRWGPRTLDVDLVACYQAGPAGRTEVRCNDSILTLPHPLAHQRAFVMVPWLDVDPAAELTGPEGPRPVAALLAGLPPADRASVRLTSLTVAA; this comes from the coding sequence ATGAGTTCGGTAGTGCTGTCGGTCGGTTCCAACCTGGGCGACCGCCTGGCGAACCTGCGTTCGGTGGTCGACGGACTCGGCGACACGTTGGTCGGGGCGTCACGTGTCTATGAGACCGATCCGTGGGGTGGGGTGGCCCAGGAGCCGTTCCTCAACGTGGTGCTGATCGCAGACGATCCCGCTCGCGACGGCCATGCTTGGTTGCACCAAGCTCAGGAGTTCGAGCGGGCGGCCGGCCGGCAGCGTCTGCAGCGGTGGGGGCCGCGCACGCTCGACGTGGATCTGGTCGCCTGCTACCAGGCCGGCCCGGCCGGCCGTACCGAAGTGCGCTGCAACGACAGCATCCTGACGCTGCCACACCCATTGGCGCATCAGCGGGCCTTCGTCATGGTCCCTTGGCTCGACGTTGACCCCGCGGCCGAACTGACCGGACCGGAGGGCCCGCGCCCGGTCGCCGCGCTGCTGGCCGGGCTGCCACCGGCCGATCGGGCAAGTGTGCGGTTGACCTCGCTGACCGTGGCAGCCTGA
- the folP gene encoding dihydropteroate synthase, with amino-acid sequence MSSRPVQVMGVLNVTNDSFSDGGRYCDEAKAIEHGLALATEGADIIDVGGESTRPGAARVDPAVEASRVLPVIKELAARGIKVSIDTTRAAVACEALHNGAQIVNDVSGGRADPAMAPLVAEAGVPWVLMHWRPVSDDNPHQVPNYRDVVAEVRAELLAAVDDAIAAGVDPSNLMIDPGLGFAKAGQHNWTLLHALPALVATGIPVLVGASRKRFLGSLLAGPDGAVRPPDGRETATAVISALAALHGAWGVRVHDVRASVDALKVVDAWQRAERTGHDG; translated from the coding sequence GTGAGTTCGCGGCCTGTGCAGGTTATGGGCGTATTGAATGTCACGAACGACTCGTTCTCCGACGGTGGGCGCTACTGCGACGAGGCCAAGGCCATCGAGCACGGTCTGGCGCTGGCGACCGAAGGTGCGGACATCATCGACGTCGGGGGGGAGTCGACTCGGCCGGGCGCCGCGCGGGTTGACCCGGCCGTCGAGGCGTCCCGCGTCTTGCCCGTCATCAAAGAACTGGCCGCGCGCGGTATCAAGGTCAGCATCGACACCACCCGCGCGGCCGTAGCGTGCGAGGCGCTGCACAACGGCGCGCAGATCGTCAACGATGTGTCCGGAGGGCGGGCCGATCCGGCAATGGCCCCGCTGGTCGCCGAAGCCGGTGTGCCGTGGGTACTGATGCACTGGCGGCCGGTGTCCGACGACAACCCCCATCAGGTGCCGAACTACCGCGATGTGGTGGCCGAGGTGCGCGCCGAGCTGCTCGCCGCCGTGGATGATGCGATAGCCGCGGGCGTTGATCCATCGAATCTGATGATCGATCCCGGCCTCGGCTTCGCCAAGGCCGGACAGCATAATTGGACGCTGCTGCACGCCCTGCCGGCGTTGGTCGCCACCGGGATCCCGGTGCTGGTGGGAGCGTCTCGAAAGCGCTTCCTCGGGTCGTTGCTGGCCGGCCCGGATGGTGCGGTAAGGCCGCCGGACGGGCGGGAAACGGCGACCGCGGTGATTTCCGCATTGGCGGCGCTGCACGGTGCATGGGGTGTGCGGGTGCATGATGTGCGGGCATCCGTCGACGCCCTCAAGGTCGTCGACGCGTGGCAGCGGGCGGAAAGGACTGGGCACGATGGCTGA
- the folB gene encoding dihydroneopterin aldolase has product MADRIELRGLIVHGRHGVYDHERVAGQRFVVDITMWIDLADAARSDDLADTYDYAQLAQRAAEIVGGPPRNLIETVGAEIADEVMNDERVHAVEVVLHKPQAAIAQPLADVAVVTRRSRRGGRGSVIPADRAV; this is encoded by the coding sequence ATGGCTGACCGAATCGAGTTGCGGGGCTTGATTGTTCATGGCCGCCATGGGGTCTATGACCATGAGCGGGTAGCCGGGCAACGGTTCGTCGTCGACATCACCATGTGGATCGACTTGGCCGACGCCGCCCGCAGCGACGATCTGGCCGACACCTATGACTATGCCCAATTGGCGCAGCGCGCGGCCGAGATCGTCGGCGGGCCGCCGCGCAACCTGATCGAGACGGTCGGTGCCGAGATCGCCGACGAGGTGATGAACGACGAACGGGTACATGCCGTCGAGGTGGTCCTGCACAAGCCGCAGGCCGCCATCGCGCAACCGCTGGCTGACGTGGCGGTGGTGACCCGGCGGTCGCGGCGCGGGGGGCGTGGTTCGGTGATCCCCGCGGACCGAGCGGTATGA
- the folE gene encoding GTP cyclohydrolase I FolE, with protein MTQLDSRTEATTTRAFDQPRAEAAVRELLLAIGEDPDRGGLRDTPARVARAYREIFAGLYTDPDAVLNTMFDEDHDELVLIKQIPLYSTCEHHLVSFHGVAHVGYIPGRDGRVTGLSKIARLVDLYAKRPQVQERLTSQIADALVKRLGPRGVIVVVEAEHLCMAMRGVRKPGAVTTTSAVRGQFKTDAASRAEALDLILRK; from the coding sequence ATGACGCAGCTGGATTCCCGAACCGAGGCAACGACCACCCGGGCGTTCGACCAGCCGCGTGCCGAGGCCGCCGTCCGCGAGTTGTTGCTTGCGATCGGCGAGGACCCGGACCGGGGCGGTTTGCGCGACACCCCGGCCCGCGTGGCCCGCGCCTATCGCGAGATCTTCGCGGGGCTTTACACCGACCCCGACGCGGTACTGAACACCATGTTCGACGAAGACCACGACGAGCTGGTGCTGATCAAACAGATTCCGTTGTACTCGACGTGCGAGCACCACCTGGTCTCGTTCCACGGGGTGGCCCATGTCGGCTATATCCCGGGCCGGGATGGCCGGGTGACCGGGCTGTCCAAGATTGCCCGGCTGGTGGACCTCTACGCCAAGCGTCCTCAGGTGCAAGAGCGGCTCACCAGCCAGATCGCCGACGCCCTGGTCAAAAGGCTCGGACCGCGCGGGGTGATCGTGGTGGTCGAAGCCGAGCACCTGTGCATGGCGATGCGCGGGGTCCGCAAACCCGGTGCGGTCACCACGACCTCGGCGGTGCGTGGGCAGTTCAAGACCGATGCCGCTTCTCGGGCCGAGGCGCTGGACCTCATCCTGCGTAAGTGA
- a CDS encoding DUF3180 domain-containing protein — MGPTRRRDLAAAAIGAAVAGYPMVLVLFRSFPPLTVWTGLSLLGVAIAEALWARFVRAKINDGEIGDGSGQLHPLAVARSLMVAKASAWVGALVLGWWIAVLVYLLPRRSWLRVAAEDMTGALVAAASALALIVAALWLQHCCKSPQEPPERGEGAEG; from the coding sequence ATGGGACCGACCCGTAGGCGCGACCTGGCCGCCGCCGCGATCGGGGCGGCGGTCGCCGGCTATCCGATGGTGCTGGTGTTGTTCCGGTCGTTTCCCCCGCTCACGGTGTGGACCGGGCTGTCACTGCTGGGGGTTGCGATCGCCGAGGCGCTGTGGGCCCGCTTCGTAAGAGCCAAGATCAACGATGGCGAGATAGGGGATGGATCCGGACAGCTGCATCCTCTGGCTGTGGCTCGCAGCCTGATGGTCGCCAAGGCATCGGCCTGGGTGGGTGCGCTGGTGCTGGGCTGGTGGATTGCGGTCTTGGTGTATCTGTTGCCGCGGCGGTCCTGGCTGCGGGTGGCGGCCGAAGATATGACCGGCGCCCTGGTGGCGGCCGCAAGCGCGCTGGCGTTGATCGTTGCCGCTTTGTGGCTGCAACATTGCTGCAAGTCGCCGCAGGAGCCGCCCGAGCGGGGCGAGGGCGCGGAAGGCTGA